The DNA segment GTTGGTGTGAGGATTACATAATAAGGCTCGTACAGCTCTTAGCatggagcctggcacatagtaaatggtCAACAAACACAAACTGGCCGGGCtcatgctaatttttaaattagcttccCAGAGGTTTGGGGGCGTCACTGTCTCAAGCCACGCAGTCCGTCCTTCCCTTAACTCAACCTCCCAAGAACGCTCCAAACTCTCAAAGTCAGATTTTCTGCACCGGCACTTTTCATTGGGCGAAAGGCAACCAGGATCCGCCCCATGTGCAGGAGGCAGCCAATGAGAGACGCGCGACCAAAACCCGGCAGGAAGGCCCCGCAGGCTCCAGCCGCGGGACCCTAAGCCTGACAAGCCCCGAGACACGTGCTCAGGCCGGCGGTCCCAAGACCGGTCCTCGGGCTGGCAGCCTCCCTCCTCACTCTCTGCGGAGCCCACTCcccagctggggaaactgaggcctcgGGGCGCTGCCGGGAGCCGGGTCTCGGGCCCCAAAGTGCGTCCCAGCCCCACGCGCCTACCTTCTGGGCCCGGGCGTCATCTTCCGCCTGGATCTCAAACTCGCCGTCCTCCGAGTCGCTGCCGCGGGCCTGGGAGGCCGTGCCTCGGCGCTTCCGGAGCCCCTTCTTTTTCCTCCACTGGGCCATGGCAGCTCTCGACCGAGGGCCGGCCGCCGGGCGCCTGCCTGCCGCCATTCGGGCCTCGCGCTGGGAACGCAAAAGGGGGCGTGGCCTGCGGCGCGCACCAACTGCTTGGGGCGGGGAGGCGCGATGGCCATGTGACCTCGGCTGCGCTTTCGCCAGTGTCTGCGGCCCTGGGCGGCCTAGTACACCAGCCCTTGAGTGAGTGGCACCAGAGGCCCCTCGCCGTGTTTAGGTACCTCCTGGGCGTCAGGGGCGTGGCGCCCGCCCCTGGGCGGACTCCCCCCATCCCTTAGCGCGAATGGTCCGGGCCGCGTGCGCAGTGCTGCTGGCTGCTCCCTGTTTGCTGGGTGCTAGGTGCTGGGTTCTGGTTTTCTGGATGCGCGCGCCGCTCACACGTCGCCTGTGCCAGCTCCTCGGGTGAGTTGGTCCGCGCGCGGTGCCCCGGCACGGCCTGGGCTGCCGGCGGTCCAGGGCCCCGGGCATTCCGGGCTGCAAATTGACGCGGATCCCGGATGCATCGCGCTCCCCCGCGCCCTCGCCGGGGGGTCCAGATCTGGAGGGAAGAAGACGCGGGGAGGGGTCCTTGAGGACCCCGATGACTACGAACCAAGATGCTCAGGTAGGAGAAAGCTCAAAAATGCAGGGACCTCGGGCATTTTTTAATCGGGTCATTGAATTTGGGAGTCGCAGAATGTGGGGCAGTGGGGGCGGCGGTGATCTCCCGATAGCAGTGTAGCCAAGTACACAAGCTCTGGACTCAGATTTCACTTCCACCGTTTTAGCTTTATAGGTGTGACCTACACATGTGACTTCACCTCAGTTTTGTGATCCGTAAAATGGACAAATTCGAAGCTACTTCACAGTgctgttgagaggattaaatgaaacaatgctTGTAAAGCTCTTTGCAGGAGGTAGGCATGGAATCCACGCTGGCTGTCATTGCCCCCGCACCCATCAGTACACACAGGATATAGGAATGTGCCTCTCTCCCCTACCACCATAGTGCGTTTTCTGGTTGGTGCCTAAATGGGCACAGGTGTCATCTCTCCTTCACCCCCAGAGTCATTCTATAAATGATTGCCAGTAGCACCCCTTTCTCCACCATTTTGACAActaaaaaaaaagccaaaaaaatttccaaaatgtcCCCTGAAGTTGACAGCTCCCCTTTGAGATATTGGTTGAGAGAGAACTAAACCCTTGGGATGAGAACTTCAGAGACTACCAGTATTCCTCCATTAGCACTGCTGTGGCTCAGGGGTGCTACTCTGACCTCTCACAGGGAGCCTCGGAAACAGGGCCTGGCCGGCGGAGCACACCTGCTGTCACCAGGGACCACAGGCAGCATGAAGAACCCTGTGGGGCTCGCCGTCAGTGGGATGCAGACCCTCCGCCTTCAGCACCGCTGCCGGGGTGGCTACCGGGTCAAGGCCAGAACGTCGTATGTGGATGAGACTCTGTTTGGCAGCCCAGCAAGCACCCGGCCTACCCCACCAGACTTTGACCCGCCCTGGGTGGAGAAGGCTAACAGAACCAGAGACGTGGGCAAGGAGGCATCGAAGGCCTTAGGGGCAAAGGGGAGCTGTGAGACCACCCCCTCAAGGGGCAGCACCCCGACCCTCACTCCAAGGAAGAAGAACAAATACAGGTAATGGGGTAGGGAGGTACAAATCCTGTACTCAGTGCAGCCACCTGGATTCCAGTTACAGCCCTGATGTTCACctactctgtgaccttgggcaagcatcttgacctctctgagccacagtttACTCATGTGGAAAATAGGACCAATGATTCCTACCTAGGGGAATTGTTGATGGATTAAATGAGAGAGGGGTCTGCAGCACTTCGCACAGTAACCTAATACTTAGCTGTCAATAAATGGTAGTGTTGATGGTTGTGATGGTGGACTCCCTATCCCCAAATGTCACAAACTGGGCATCTGAGGCCCAGAGGAGTCAACTGATGCATAAGATCACAGAGAAATTTGCATAaggttattaatattaatatgatCGATCCTTGAAATGGCATAGATGTGGTGTTTCTGAAGTCATTCTGAAAATGGGTTTTGGCTCGGTggggtagcttatgcctgtaatcccagcacttttagaggttgaggtgggatcacttgagctcaggagtttgagaccagcctgggcagtgtggtgaaactgtgtctttacaaaaaatacaaaaatttgccaagtatagtggtgtgcgcctgtactcccagctacctgggaggctgaggtaggaggatcgcctgagcccaggaggcagagattgtagtgagcccagatcacgccactgcactccagcctgagtgacagagtgagaccctgtctcaaaaaaaaaacaaaaaaaaaattgaaagtggGTCTTGCTGCATTTTTATGAACAAGTTAGAAAAATAGGAACTAATGCAAATTGTCATTGTTGTTAATTAATTAGATTAGAATTAGATTATTTGGACTGTTTCAGATTAATATCAGCCTGGAGGGAGGTGTCTAGTGGTGAGCCACAGGACTCTATCCTGTTTATTGTTTACAGTGGTTTGGACAAAGACACAGAagatggccgggcgtggtggttcacgcctgtaatcccagtactttgggaggctaaggtgggcagatcacgaggtcagcagatcgagaccatcctggctaacacggtgaaaccctgtctctactgaaaatgcaaaaaaattagctgggcgtggtggctggcgcctgtagtcccagctacttgggaggctgaggcaggagaatggcgtgaacccgggagctggagctcacagtgagtggagatcgcgccactgcactccagcctgggcgacagagcgagactccatctcaaaaaaaaaaaaaaaaagaaacaagacagaAGATTAGCACAGTAGTTGGCTAGGGCCACGatgacaaaataccacagactgggtggcttaaacaacacaaattttttttttttttgagaagagtctcgctctgttgcctaggctggagtgcagtggcacggtcttggctcaccacaacctccacctcccgagttcaagcaactctcctgcctcagcctcccaagactacaggcacacaccaccatgcctggctaacttttttttttttttgagatggagtttcgctcttgctgcccaggctggagtgcaatggagctatctcagctcactggaacctctgcctcccaggttcaagcgattctcctgccttaccctcccgagtagctgggattatgctggctatttttagtagagatggggtttctccatgttggtcagtctggtcttgaactccctaccaggtgatccacctgcctcggccttccaaagtgctgggattacaggtgtgagccactgcgcctggcaatttttgcatttttagtagagatggggtttcactatgttggccaggctggtctcgaactcctgaccttgtgatccgcccgccttggcctcccaaagtgccaagattacaggcgtgagccactgcacttggccataacacatatttattttgtcacagtctggaggctggaagcccaagatcaaggtgttggcaggtttggtttctcctgaggcctctctcatTGGCTTGCAGTTGGCCACGTTCTCACAGTGTCATCATAGggccttttctcattttttttttttaatccttcaaTTACATGCAAGGGCCTtttctgtatacacacacacccctggtgtctcttcctctcataaggacaccagttctATTGGATTAGGATCCCCCACCCTTATAACGTTATTTAGCcttagttacctttttttttttttgagacagagtctggctctgttgctcaggctggagtgcagtggcgccatctcggatcactgcagcctttgcctcccgggttcaaggaattctcctgcctcagcctcctgagtagctgggattacaggtgcacgccaccatacccggctaacttttgtatttttagtagagacggggtttcaccgtgttggccaggctggtctcaaactcctgagctcaagtggttcGCCCGCCTcttgctttccaaagtgctgggattataggcgtgagccaccgcatctggccagcCTTAATTACCTTTAATTAATCTGAATAAGGCCAAGTGTAGAGACAtttggggttagggcttcaacatacgaatttgggtgggcacaattcagtccataagaACTGGCCAACTAAATTTAAGGTTCATTCTGAGCCACAGGGACATATTTCAGATgacagaaatgaaatgagaatggGAATGATGCCTATTATAAAAACAAGAATCAGTTTTTGCCAGTTCTGTAGACAAGGCAGGGTCAGGTGGAGATCAGCAACACTGATACCTACAACATGGCTGAAAACACTGAGAAAACACTGAGGTAAAGATAGGCTGCATTAACGGAAGTATGGTGTCCATGAAAAGGGAGGTGCCAACTCCCTGCTCACCTGGAGGATGGAATTTTCTTCTGGATGCCAACAGGTAGAGGGTGTCAAGTGAGGGGTTGCATAAGAGGTAGAGAAGTTACTGAGCAAAAACCTTGGCACCAGACATATGCAGGCATTAGCCAATGTGGTTTGAGCAGCTAAACCAAGTGGCAAAAGGCTGCCCTTTCAAAGACTTGCAGTTTGGGGATAGAAACACTTTCAGTCCTGGCCAAAAACTATGGGCATGGAATCTTGCAGGTATGCCATGAATAtctgttgaattaaaaaaaaaaaaaataggccaggcaggctgactcaggcctgtagtcccagcactttgggaggctgaggtgggaggatcgcttgagcccaggagtttgagaccaccctgggcaacatagtgagatccctgtctctacaaaaaataaaaatattagcagggcatggtggcgcatacctgtagtcccagctactctggaggctgaagtgggaggattacttgagctcaggagttcgcggctgcagtaagctatgattgcaccactgcactccagcctgggtgatggagtgagactctgtctcttaaaaaaaaaaaaagaaaagaaaaaaaaaggccaggtgcgcagtgactcttgcctgtaatcccagcactttgggaggccgaggtgggtggatcacaaggtcaggaattcaagaccagcctggtcaacatggtgaaaccccgtctttactaaaaatacaagaattagccaggcgtggtggcacacacctgtaatcctgactactcaggaggctgaggcaggagaatcacttgaacccaggaggcagaggttgcagtgaggtgagatcgcaccactgcactccagcctgggtgacagagtgagactccgtctccggaaaagaaagaaaaagaaagaaaagaaaatgggcacagtggctcactcctgtaatcctagcactttgggacgttAAGGCAGGGGgttgcttgagatcaggaattcaagaccagcctgagcaacatagtgagatctgatctctactggaaaaaaaaaaaaaaaaattagctgggcttggtggcaccatgcctgtagtcccagctactagggaggctaaggtgagaggattgcttgggcccaggaatttgagattgccgtgatctgtgattgtgccactacactccacttgaacgacagagtgagaccatgtctcacaaaaaaaaagaaaaagtggaggCTCTAAAGACTAAGGTTATACTAATTGTGACTCTCgattgcaagtgacagaaaacttATTCAAACTGGCTTTCCCAGGAGAAGGCATTTGGGGCTCCTGTAAGAGGGGCTCAAACTGTGGCTGGAACTGTCTGTCTCCACCTTAGTGCTACTTTTCCCTGCATGCCGTTCAATCTCCAGTAGGAAGGAGATGGCCACAAACTGCTTTGGGCTGACATCCTATCAGCTTAGCAAGAAGTAAAGTCAGGTGGCAGAAAAACATCTCTTTCCTAGTAGTTTCTGCAAATGTCCTAAGGCAGATTCTGATTGGAGAGGCTTGGGTCATCTGGCCATTCCTGAACCAATCCATGTGGCCAGGAGGATGGAATATGCAAATTGTCCAGGCCTGGGGCACATGCCTGGGAATTGGGTCAGGATGCAGGGGCAGTGGATGTTTCGCAAGGTAAAATCAGTGGAGACCAGGGACAGTGGTGCCACAGAAGGCTATGGCCTCGCTATAGGTTTCAGACTGGGAGACAGGGACTCCTGGGATCTGCAGGGAACCCTCCTCTGCTGCTGCCAGTGCCTGGGGATGGGTGGGAGAGCTGTTAAAGTTTTGAGGGGTTGTTCATCCCCCCGCTCATGGCGTTTATCTTCCCTTTGCCAGACTGATCAGCCACACCCCGTCTTACTGTGATGAGTCGCTGTTTGGCTCCCGATCTGAGGGCGCCAGCTTCGGGGCCCCACGGATGGCGAAGGGGGATGCCGCAAAGCTCCGTGCTCTCTTCTGGACACCACCAGCTACCCCCAGGGGTAGCCACTCGCCCCGCCCCAGGGAGGCCCCACTGCGAGCCATTCACCCAGCTGGTCCCTCCAAGACAGAGCCGGGGGCGGCGGCAGACTCCCAGAAGTTATCCATGGATGGGTTACACTCTTCATGCCCCCTGAGGCGGGGACTTTCCCATTCCCTCACCCACCTGAATGTCCCCAGCAC comes from the Macaca mulatta isolate MMU2019108-1 chromosome 11, T2T-MMU8v2.0, whole genome shotgun sequence genome and includes:
- the RITA1 gene encoding RBPJ-interacting and tubulin-associated protein 1 isoform X1, with the translated sequence MLREPRKQGLAGGAHLLSPGTTGSMKNPVGLAVSGMQTLRLQHRCRGGYRVKARTSYVDETLFGSPASTRPTPPDFDPPWVEKANRTRDVGKEASKALGAKGSCETTPSRGSTPTLTPRKKNKYRLISHTPSYCDESLFGSRSEGASFGAPRMAKGDAAKLRALFWTPPATPRGSHSPRPREAPLRAIHPAGPSKTEPGAAADSQKLSMDGLHSSCPLRRGLSHSLTHLNVPSTGHPATSASHTNGPQDLRPSTSGVTFRSPLVTSRARSVSISVPATPRRVGATQKAKPPWK
- the RITA1 gene encoding RBPJ-interacting and tubulin-associated protein 1 isoform X2, producing MKNPVGLAVSGMQTLRLQHRCRGGYRVKARTSYVDETLFGSPASTRPTPPDFDPPWVEKANRTRDVGKEASKALGAKGSCETTPSRGSTPTLTPRKKNKYRLISHTPSYCDESLFGSRSEGASFGAPRMAKGDAAKLRALFWTPPATPRGSHSPRPREAPLRAIHPAGPSKTEPGAAADSQKLSMDGLHSSCPLRRGLSHSLTHLNVPSTGHPATSASHTNGPQDLRPSTSGVTFRSPLVTSRARSVSISVPATPRRVGATQKAKPPWK